Proteins encoded in a region of the Zea mays cultivar B73 chromosome 2, Zm-B73-REFERENCE-NAM-5.0, whole genome shotgun sequence genome:
- the LOC103647366 gene encoding uncharacterized protein, protein MAPSPLFLLASGLCSSSAMADAVAIFPLGAHRSSPSPSAVKLPAPPSSSPVASSFSLLHGAPKLPLLSYPLSSARRLPLGFFVCRLNLPAERSASSSSAVAQVFFFYAHRVLLCASSDSPSAVASLSSSLETHRPLLVRCPSLQASMAPWSPSSADGREDALGLPLLGRLPPPAPAPLCAVDLAPLPKSGCLRAPSSFSPVIRISFGRSAVYWLTQMLDAQSLRRVHPLLFLFAGRSSQPSVPSLRRAPSRRSSLPSSFSALPLVQHRLLLLVDATLPSFDAAP, encoded by the coding sequence ATGGCGCCCTCACCCCTGTTCCTCCTAGCGTCCGGGCTCTGCTCGTCCTCGGCCATGGCGGACGCCGTCGCCATTTTTCCCCTTGGTGCTCACCGGTCGAGTCCCAGCCCCAGCGCCGTGAAACTCCCTGCGCCCCCGTCCTCTTCCCCAGTCGCGAGCTCCTTTTCTCTTCTCCATGGCGCGCCCAAGCTCCCTCTGCTTTCTTATCCTCTTTCCAGCGCGCGTAGGCTTCCTCTGGGATTTTTTGTTTGCCGACTTAATCTTCCAGCCGAGCGcagtgcttcttcctcctcaGCCGTCGCCCAAGTCTTCTTCTTCTACGCGCACAGGGTTCTCCTCTGCGCATCCTCTGACTCTCCCAGCGCCGTGGCTTCTCTGAGTTCGTCGCTGGAAACGCACCGTCCTCTGCTCGTTCGGTGCCCCTCTCTCCAAGCTTCCATGGCGCCTTGGAGCCCCAGCTCGGCCGACGGCCGGGAGGACGCGCTGGGTCTCCCTCTGCTCGGTCGTCTCCCTCCTCCCGCTCCAGCTCCCCTGTGTGCCGTGGATCTCGCGCCCCTGCCCAAGTCCGGCTGCCTGCGCGCTCCTTCTTCCTTTTCCCCTGTCATCCGCATCTCCTTCGGGCGTTCCGCGGTATACTGGCTCACGCAGATGCTCGATGCCCAATCCCTGCGTCGCGTCCATCCTCTGCTCTTCCTGTTCGCCGGCAGAAGCTCCCAGCCGAGCGTTCCTTCTCTTCGCCGCGCGCCCAGCCGTCGAAGCTCCCTGCCATCGTCGTTTTCGGCCCTGCCGTTGGTACAACATCGTTTGCTGTTGCTAGTTGATGCAACGTTGCCGTCCTTCGACGCCGCGCCGTGA
- the LOC100384839 gene encoding uncharacterized protein LOC100384839 precursor, with protein sequence MAPSPLFLLASGLCSSSAMADAVAIFPLGAHRSSPSPSAVKLPAPPSSSPVASSFSLLHGAPKLPLLSYPLSSARRLPLGFFVCRLNLPAERSASSSSAVAQVFFFYAHRVLLCASSDSPSAVASLSSSLETHRPLLVRCPSLQASMAPWSPSSADGREDALGLPLLGRLPPPAPAPLCAVDLAPLPKSGCLRAPSSFSPVSRISFGRSAVYWLTQMLDAQSLRRVHSLLFLFAGRSSQPSVPSLRRAPSRRSSLPSSFSALPLVQHRLLLLVDATLPSFDAAP encoded by the coding sequence ATGGCGCCCTCACCCCTGTTCCTCCTAGCGTCCGGGCTCTGCTCGTCCTCGGCCATGGCGGACGCCGTCGCCATTTTTCCCCTTGGTGCTCACCGGTCGAGTCCCAGCCCCAGCGCCGTGAAACTCCCTGCGCCCCCGTCCTCTTCCCCAGTCGCGAGCTCCTTTTCTCTTCTCCATGGCGCGCCCAAGCTCCCTCTGCTTTCTTATCCTCTTTCCAGCGCGCGTAGGCTTCCTCTGGGATTCTTTGTTTGCCGACTTAATCTTCCAGCCGAGCGcagtgcttcttcctcctcaGCCGTCGCCCAAGTCTTCTTCTTCTACGCGCACAGGGTTCTCCTCTGCGCATCCTCTGACTCTCCCAGCGCCGTGGCTTCTCTGAGTTCGTCGCTGGAAACGCACCGTCCTCTGCTCGTTCGGTGCCCCTCTCTCCAAGCTTCCATGGCGCCTTGGAGCCCCAGCTCGGCCGACGGCCGGGAGGACGCGCTGGGTCTCCCTCTGCTCGGTCGTCTCCCTCCTCCCGCTCCAGCTCCCCTGTGTGCCGTGGATCTCGCGCCCCTGCCCAAGTCCGGCTGCCTGCGCGCTCCTTCTTCCTTTTCCCCTGTCAGCCGCATCTCCTTCGGGCGTTCCGCGGTATACTGGCTCACGCAGATGCTCGATGCCCAATCCCTGCGTCGCGTCCATTCTCTGCTCTTCCTGTTCGCCGGCAGAAGCTCCCAGCCGAGCGTTCCTTCTCTTCGCCGCGCGCCCAGCCGTCGAAGCTCCCTGCCATCGTCGTTTTCGGCCCTGCCGTTGGTACAACATCGTTTGCTGTTGCTAGTTGATGCAACGTTGCCGTCCTTCGACGCCGCGCCGTGA